Below is a window of Streptomyces qaidamensis DNA.
CGCTACGGCGACCGGCTGGAGCTGCGGCTGCGGCACTTCCCGCTGGAGAAGAACAAGCACGCCTTCGCCGCCGCCCAGGCCGCGGAGCAGGCGTGGGAGCAGGGCCGGGGATGGCCGTACGCCGAAGCCCTGCTGGGGCGGGTCGAGGAGCTGGCCCGTAAGGGCGAACCCTTCCTGGTCGAGATGGCCCGGGAACTGGGCCTGGACGCCGAGGAGTTCGACACCGCGCTGATCGACGGCCGGCACATCCTGATCGTGGACGCCGACCAGGCCGAGGGCAAGGCGATCGGTGTGACCGGCACCCCGACGTACGTCATCGGCGGGGAGCGGCTCGACGGCGGCAAGAGCCAGGAGGGGCTGCGCGAGCGGATCGAGGAGATCGCGGACCGGCTGCTGGCCGGGCAGGAGCACTGAT
It encodes the following:
- a CDS encoding DsbA family protein; translated protein: MSDSSPDRSAAPVLEVWCDLQCPDCRTALDDLHALRARYGDRLELRLRHFPLEKNKHAFAAAQAAEQAWEQGRGWPYAEALLGRVEELARKGEPFLVEMARELGLDAEEFDTALIDGRHILIVDADQAEGKAIGVTGTPTYVIGGERLDGGKSQEGLRERIEEIADRLLAGQEH